From a region of the Candidatus Limnocylindria bacterium genome:
- a CDS encoding cation:proton antiporter, with product MRDIELVLLLLVLVTALTVVARRLTVPYPIVMVLGGLVLSAIPSLPGFELPPDLVFFVFLPPLLFAGGYFTSIREFKANLRPILTLAFGLVIFTAAVVAVVAHWLVPSLGWAGAFALGAIVSPPDAVAATAIFQRVGVPRRIVTILEGESLVNDATALVIYRFAVVAVAAGTFSLLDAGLSFVVVLIGGIAVGLVVGFAGEWLLANIRDTAIAVTITLLAPYAAYLGAESIGVSGVLATVVAGLLA from the coding sequence ATGCGCGACATCGAGCTCGTCCTCCTGCTGCTCGTCCTCGTCACCGCGCTCACGGTCGTCGCGCGCCGACTCACGGTCCCGTATCCGATCGTGATGGTCCTCGGCGGGCTCGTGCTGAGCGCCATCCCGAGTCTCCCTGGCTTCGAGCTGCCGCCGGATCTTGTCTTCTTCGTCTTCCTACCGCCGCTGTTGTTCGCCGGTGGGTACTTCACGTCGATCCGCGAGTTCAAGGCGAATCTCCGGCCGATCTTGACCCTCGCGTTCGGTCTGGTCATCTTCACCGCGGCGGTCGTCGCGGTGGTCGCGCACTGGCTGGTCCCGTCGCTCGGCTGGGCGGGCGCGTTCGCGCTCGGCGCGATCGTCTCGCCACCGGACGCCGTAGCCGCGACCGCGATCTTCCAACGCGTCGGCGTGCCGCGGCGCATCGTGACGATCCTCGAGGGCGAGAGCCTGGTGAATGACGCGACCGCGCTGGTCATCTACCGATTCGCGGTCGTGGCCGTCGCCGCCGGGACGTTCTCACTTCTCGACGCCGGTCTGTCATTCGTCGTGGTCCTCATCGGTGGCATCGCAGTTGGCCTCGTCGTTGGATTCGCAGGCGAGTGGCTGCTCGCCAACATCCGCGACACCGCGATCGCGGTCACGATCACGCTGCTCGCGCCATACGCGGCCTACCTTGGGGCGGAGAGCATCGGCGTGTCGGGCGTGCTCGCAACGGTCGTCGCTGGTCTTCTCGCG
- the tsaD gene encoding tRNA (adenosine(37)-N6)-threonylcarbamoyltransferase complex transferase subunit TsaD, with amino-acid sequence MRILAIETSCDETGVAVVDDGRHIISNIVASQLAHQDTGGIVPEVAAREHLRALDGITQQALNEAGIELRAVDAVAATVGPGLVGCLLVGANYGRGLALAAGLPFIGVNHLEGHVYANWLYEGDSPTPEPEIPAVVLIVSGAHSDLVLMEGHRRFRPLGRTIDDAAGEAFDKVARLLGLGFPGGPLVERAAREGDPNAFPLPRAALSGYDFSFSGLKTAVLRLVRSLEAKGALPVADVAASFQKAITEILAEKTARAAAEHAVETVLLGGGVAANLALRAEIQKRIGHPLRVPPPRLCTDNGAMIGAAAFFVLRDRGTEVPVSVRSDMKLA; translated from the coding sequence ATGCGCATCCTCGCGATCGAGACGTCGTGCGACGAGACCGGCGTCGCGGTCGTCGACGACGGCCGGCACATCATCTCGAACATCGTCGCGTCGCAGCTCGCCCACCAGGACACCGGCGGCATCGTCCCCGAGGTCGCGGCGCGCGAGCATCTGCGCGCGCTCGACGGCATCACGCAGCAGGCGCTGAACGAGGCGGGCATCGAGCTCCGCGCGGTCGATGCGGTGGCGGCGACGGTGGGGCCGGGACTCGTCGGCTGCCTGCTTGTCGGCGCGAACTACGGGCGCGGTCTTGCGCTCGCGGCGGGCCTGCCGTTCATCGGCGTGAATCATCTCGAGGGCCACGTCTACGCGAACTGGCTGTACGAGGGTGACTCGCCGACGCCGGAGCCGGAGATCCCGGCGGTCGTGCTCATCGTGAGCGGCGCGCACAGCGACCTCGTGCTGATGGAAGGACACCGCCGCTTCCGGCCGCTGGGCCGAACGATCGACGACGCCGCTGGCGAGGCGTTCGACAAGGTCGCGCGCCTCCTCGGTCTCGGCTTCCCCGGTGGACCCCTGGTCGAGCGCGCAGCGCGTGAGGGCGACCCGAACGCGTTCCCGCTGCCGCGCGCCGCGCTCTCCGGCTACGACTTCTCGTTCTCCGGGCTCAAGACCGCGGTGCTCCGGCTGGTGCGCTCGCTCGAAGCGAAGGGCGCCCTGCCGGTCGCCGACGTGGCGGCATCCTTCCAGAAGGCGATCACCGAGATCCTGGCCGAGAAGACAGCGCGCGCCGCCGCGGAGCACGCGGTCGAAACGGTGCTCCTGGGCGGTGGCGTCGCGGCGAACCTCGCGCTGCGCGCCGAGATCCAGAAGCGCATCGGTCATCCGCTGCGCGTGCCGCCGCCGCGGCTCTGCACCGACAACGGCGCCATGATCGGCGCCGCCGCGTTCTTTGTTCTTCGCGATCGCGGCACGGAGGTCCCGGTGAGCGTGCGCAGCGACATGAAGCTCGCGTGA
- the rimI gene encoding ribosomal protein S18-alanine N-acetyltransferase translates to MVATFPIVIEDMTADDIPAVQLVENASFPVPWPANAFKHELTQNKNAHYIVAREGDRIIAYAGLWLALDEAHITTFAVIPERRRRKIGERMLVRLFEMATDLKAEWLTLEVRASNFPAQRLYEKYGFHAAGIRRRYYSDNNEDAIIMWTERLRDRSVRDRLAKLRSELEEK, encoded by the coding sequence ATGGTCGCCACCTTCCCGATCGTCATCGAGGACATGACCGCCGACGACATCCCGGCGGTGCAGCTGGTCGAGAACGCGTCGTTCCCGGTCCCGTGGCCGGCGAACGCGTTCAAGCACGAGCTCACGCAGAACAAGAACGCGCACTACATCGTCGCGCGTGAGGGCGATCGCATCATCGCCTACGCCGGTCTCTGGCTCGCGCTCGACGAGGCGCACATCACGACCTTCGCCGTGATCCCCGAGCGACGTCGGCGCAAGATCGGCGAGCGGATGCTCGTACGTCTCTTCGAGATGGCCACCGACCTGAAGGCCGAGTGGCTGACGCTCGAGGTGCGCGCATCGAACTTCCCGGCGCAGCGCCTTTACGAGAAGTACGGTTTCCATGCCGCCGGGATCCGCCGTCGCTACTACAGCGACAACAACGAGGACGCGATCATCATGTGGACCGAGCGACTGCGCGACCGCTCGGTGCGCGATCGCCTCGCGAAGCTGCGCTCCGAACTAGAAGAGAAGTAG
- the tsaB gene encoding tRNA (adenosine(37)-N6)-threonylcarbamoyltransferase complex dimerization subunit type 1 TsaB, whose translation MTLLALDTSTEWASVALYDGRDVLAEETWHAQRRHADELFPTIERLLARTRITLASIDKVAVATGPGSFTGLRIAIAAAQGIARGAGAAMVGISTLDVLAYPHAASKQRTCPLLPAGRGEFYAAFYQERNRKWQRRSPFIAAALPELCRQIGTHTLFVGEIDGEAEQTLRDLLGPKALFASPASRMRRAGYLAELGWLALETTGQAKLGEIEPIYVKQPSIRTSFDQPFAPPPTDDVALGLPKRH comes from the coding sequence GTGACTCTCTTGGCGCTTGATACGTCGACCGAGTGGGCCTCGGTCGCACTCTATGACGGCCGCGACGTCCTGGCCGAGGAGACCTGGCACGCACAGCGCCGGCATGCGGACGAGCTCTTTCCGACCATCGAGCGCCTGCTCGCACGCACGCGCATCACGCTCGCGTCGATCGACAAGGTCGCCGTCGCGACGGGACCGGGCTCGTTCACCGGACTGCGCATCGCGATCGCGGCGGCGCAGGGCATCGCCCGTGGCGCGGGCGCGGCGATGGTCGGCATCTCGACCCTCGACGTGCTGGCGTACCCGCATGCCGCGTCGAAGCAGCGCACCTGCCCGCTCCTGCCTGCCGGACGCGGCGAGTTCTACGCCGCGTTCTATCAGGAGCGGAATCGCAAGTGGCAGCGCCGGTCGCCGTTCATCGCCGCCGCGCTGCCCGAGCTGTGCCGCCAGATCGGCACCCATACGCTCTTCGTCGGGGAGATCGACGGCGAGGCCGAGCAGACGCTGCGCGACCTGCTCGGCCCGAAGGCGTTGTTCGCGTCGCCGGCGTCGCGGATGCGCCGCGCCGGTTACCTGGCCGAGCTTGGTTGGCTCGCCCTCGAAACGACGGGGCAGGCGAAGCTCGGCGAGATCGAGCCGATCTACGTGAAGCAGCCGTCGATCCGCACCTCGTTCGACCAGCCGTTCGCGCCGCCGCCGACCGACGATGTCGCTCTCGGCCTTCCCAAGCGACACTAG
- the tsaE gene encoding tRNA (adenosine(37)-N6)-threonylcarbamoyltransferase complex ATPase subunit type 1 TsaE, translating to MELVSHSSLHTERVGERLARLARPGDVVALWGELGAGKTVLAKGIATGLGLDASEVSSPTFVILHEHFGGRLPLFHLDLYRLEGKDLGTTGWEETLDAGGMTVIEWPDRAGEALPLDRLDVHLGHIADTKRSVALRATGPRSAELLEGFRDSLGA from the coding sequence GTGGAGCTCGTGAGCCACTCATCTCTTCACACCGAGCGCGTCGGCGAGCGACTCGCGCGCCTCGCGCGTCCGGGCGATGTCGTCGCGCTGTGGGGCGAGCTCGGGGCGGGTAAGACCGTCCTCGCGAAGGGGATCGCGACCGGGCTCGGGCTGGACGCGTCCGAGGTCTCGAGTCCGACGTTCGTGATCCTGCACGAACACTTCGGCGGCCGACTTCCACTCTTCCATCTCGATCTGTACCGGCTCGAGGGCAAGGATCTCGGGACGACCGGCTGGGAGGAGACGCTCGACGCCGGTGGCATGACCGTCATCGAGTGGCCGGACCGCGCGGGCGAAGCGCTTCCGCTCGATCGTCTCGACGTCCATCTCGGGCACATCGCCGATACGAAGCGGTCGGTCGCGCTGCGTGCCACCGGTCCGCGGTCGGCCGAGCTCCTGGAGGGCTTCCGTGACTCTCTTGGCGCTTGA
- a CDS encoding gamma-glutamyl-gamma-aminobutyrate hydrolase family protein (Members of this family of hydrolases with an active site Cys residue belong to MEROPS family C26.): MGPRIAVTLCGHDAPRCVVARDQYLEAIRRAGAEPIAVRPTDAMPDEFDGLCLTGGGDIDPQRYGADNIASTDIDEARDAIELALLGRALERDIPVLGVCRGFQLINVRFGGSLEQHHLGHSPKYPPLGAPVADDPAGAETVRHVVTAEPGSKLAAACGGEPFIVNSSHHQVVTSDRLASDLVATAHVGELIEALEAPAHRWVVAVQWHPERTAQVAAAAIRIFDAFIAAVKRTPVTAA; encoded by the coding sequence ATGGGACCCCGCATCGCAGTCACCCTGTGCGGCCACGACGCGCCCCGCTGCGTCGTCGCGCGCGACCAGTATCTCGAGGCGATCCGGCGCGCCGGCGCCGAGCCGATCGCGGTCCGCCCGACCGATGCCATGCCCGATGAGTTCGATGGGCTGTGCCTCACCGGCGGCGGCGACATCGACCCGCAGCGCTACGGCGCCGACAACATCGCCTCGACCGATATCGACGAAGCCCGCGACGCCATCGAGCTCGCGCTCCTCGGGCGTGCCCTCGAGCGGGACATCCCCGTCCTCGGCGTGTGCCGCGGCTTCCAGCTGATCAACGTCCGCTTCGGCGGGTCGCTGGAGCAGCACCACCTCGGCCATTCGCCGAAGTACCCACCCCTCGGCGCGCCCGTCGCGGATGATCCGGCCGGCGCGGAGACGGTGCGCCACGTCGTCACCGCGGAGCCCGGATCCAAGCTGGCCGCGGCCTGCGGAGGCGAGCCCTTCATCGTCAACTCGAGTCACCATCAGGTCGTGACGTCCGACCGCCTCGCGTCGGACCTCGTGGCCACCGCGCACGTCGGCGAGCTCATCGAGGCGCTCGAAGCGCCCGCGCACCGCTGGGTCGTCGCGGTGCAGTGGCATCCCGAGCGCACCGCGCAGGTAGCCGCCGCCGCCATCAGGATCTTCGACGCCTTCATCGCCGCGGTGAAACGCACACCGGTCACCGCAGCGTGA
- the mce gene encoding methylmalonyl-CoA epimerase has product MKGIAAGELHHVAVAVPSLSETIPFYRDVLGYRVDEPRVIADQRVRVAIATRDGSRVELLEPTDTESGVARFVAERGRPTLHHLCFVVDDLASTLVRLASEGVELVDHTPRRGVEGLVAFLHPRAANGVLVELIDRESVRG; this is encoded by the coding sequence ATGAAGGGCATCGCCGCCGGAGAGCTCCATCACGTCGCCGTCGCGGTGCCCTCGCTATCCGAGACGATCCCCTTCTATCGCGACGTGCTGGGCTACCGGGTCGATGAGCCGCGCGTCATCGCCGACCAGCGCGTGCGCGTCGCAATCGCCACGCGCGACGGGTCGCGCGTCGAGCTGCTCGAGCCGACCGACACCGAGTCCGGCGTCGCGCGCTTCGTCGCCGAGCGCGGACGGCCCACGCTGCATCACCTCTGCTTCGTCGTCGACGACCTGGCGAGCACGCTCGTTCGCCTGGCGAGCGAAGGTGTCGAGCTCGTGGATCACACGCCGCGTCGCGGCGTCGAGGGTCTCGTTGCGTTCCTTCATCCACGCGCAGCGAACGGTGTGCTCGTGGAGCTGATCGATCGCGAGAGCGTGCGCGGCTAG
- a CDS encoding methylmalonyl-CoA mutase family protein → MAETRRVPERARFETTYGGPLPASFTDDDGYREAALRLGVPGEPPYTRGVQPTMYRGRLWTMRQYAGFGAAEETNARFRYLLEHGQTGLSVAFDLPTQMGYDADDPQVAGEVGKVGVSISSLDDLEHLFAGIPLDKVTTSMTINATAAILLAMYAAVAKKQGVPLARVGGTTQNDILKEYIARGTYIFPPRPSLRLVTDLIAYCATELPRWNPISISGYHIREAGSDSVQELAFTFADAIEYVAGAVKAGLSVDAFAPQLSFFFAAHSTLLEEVAKFRAARRVWTDVMRDRFGAKTADALALRFHTQTMGSTLTAQQPLNNIVRTAIEALAAVLGGTQSLHTNAYDEALALPSEDSARLALRTQQIIAEETGVADTIDPLGGAYAIESLTADIERRVHAELDKITGMGGALAAIEKGYQMRAIEDSAYAQQKAVESGEKVTVGVNAYRSEGDDAVPPLQRVDDAVVRGRAERLRSLRAKRDAAAVERARADLLTAARGSANLVPPIVAAVEASVTLGEICADLRTVFGVYHPPRA, encoded by the coding sequence ATGGCCGAGACGCGCCGCGTTCCTGAGCGGGCACGCTTCGAGACGACGTATGGCGGTCCGCTGCCGGCTTCGTTCACCGACGACGACGGGTACCGCGAAGCCGCCCTGCGACTCGGTGTTCCCGGCGAGCCTCCGTACACGCGCGGCGTGCAGCCGACGATGTATCGCGGCCGCCTCTGGACGATGCGGCAGTACGCGGGCTTCGGCGCGGCCGAGGAAACGAATGCGCGCTTCCGCTATCTCCTCGAACACGGACAGACGGGGCTCTCGGTCGCCTTCGACCTCCCAACGCAGATGGGGTACGACGCGGACGATCCGCAGGTCGCGGGCGAGGTGGGGAAGGTCGGCGTCTCGATCTCGAGCCTCGACGATCTCGAGCACCTGTTCGCCGGGATCCCACTCGACAAGGTCACGACATCGATGACGATCAACGCGACCGCCGCGATCCTGCTCGCGATGTACGCGGCGGTCGCGAAGAAGCAGGGCGTTCCGCTCGCGCGCGTCGGCGGCACGACGCAGAACGACATCCTCAAGGAGTACATCGCTCGCGGCACGTACATCTTCCCGCCGCGACCGTCGCTCCGCCTCGTGACCGATCTCATCGCGTACTGCGCCACGGAGCTTCCGCGCTGGAACCCGATCTCGATCAGCGGGTACCACATCCGCGAGGCGGGCTCGGACTCGGTCCAGGAGCTCGCGTTCACGTTCGCCGACGCCATCGAGTACGTAGCCGGCGCGGTGAAGGCCGGCCTCAGCGTCGACGCATTCGCGCCGCAGCTGTCGTTCTTCTTCGCAGCCCACTCGACGCTGCTCGAGGAGGTCGCGAAGTTCCGCGCGGCGAGACGCGTGTGGACCGACGTCATGCGTGACCGCTTCGGCGCGAAGACGGCGGACGCGCTCGCGCTCCGCTTCCACACGCAAACGATGGGCTCGACCCTCACGGCGCAGCAGCCGCTCAACAACATCGTGCGGACCGCCATCGAGGCCCTCGCAGCCGTGCTCGGTGGGACACAGTCGCTGCACACGAACGCGTACGACGAAGCGCTCGCACTTCCCAGCGAGGACTCGGCGCGCCTCGCGCTCCGGACGCAACAGATCATCGCGGAGGAGACGGGCGTCGCCGACACGATCGATCCATTGGGCGGCGCGTACGCGATCGAGTCGCTCACCGCGGACATCGAGCGCCGCGTCCACGCCGAGCTGGACAAGATCACGGGTATGGGCGGCGCGCTCGCGGCGATCGAGAAGGGCTACCAGATGCGCGCGATCGAGGACTCCGCGTACGCGCAACAGAAGGCGGTCGAGAGCGGCGAGAAGGTGACCGTCGGCGTCAATGCCTACCGCTCCGAGGGCGACGACGCTGTGCCGCCGCTGCAGCGCGTCGATGACGCGGTCGTCCGCGGCCGCGCCGAGCGTCTGCGGTCGCTGCGGGCGAAGCGGGACGCTGCCGCGGTGGAGCGCGCACGCGCGGACCTCCTGACCGCTGCGCGCGGGTCCGCGAATCTCGTGCCGCCGATCGTGGCCGCGGTCGAGGCGAGCGTGACGCTCGGCGAGATCTGCGCCGACCTGCGCACCGTGTTCGGCGTCTACCACCCGCCGCGCGCATGA
- a CDS encoding penicillin acylase family protein, with translation MRKLVVVAVVLLVVLGAISTTFGLLVLRPLPTLDADERLLGLHQRVEVLRDAYGVPHVFAGDLHDALFAQGYVTAQDRLWQMDIYRRAAEGMLAEVLGEPGVESDRFTRTLGLGRAAQLDRSVISDEARGFVEAYTEGVNKFIQQHGESLPIEFTILGYRPEPWTVLDTLAIAKLQLYDAAGNYTQELLRASIAARLGPEALATLLPDASTNAVAHDTRAWALVAPEISPGSAGHGPAALATVLGGAGQGLGSNCWALSGSRTASGKPLLAGDPHLPVRNPSIWYEVALDADDLHLIGFSIPGVPGVVIGHNDRVAWSFTYAYADTQDLFVERQDPADLRRYEYEGRMENATFTREVIKVKGRADPVVIDVAVTRHGPILTPVLKEQNAQLALRWSALDGSRTVEAVFGMGRARNFSEFRAAAALFVGATLSACYADVDGHIGYQLVGRLPDRKAGDGRLPVPGWSGDYEWRGLRLADDNPFLFDPPGGLVVNANNRPVDRATETGWEGEWDPGFRYAFLRGALTNTTGADVARFRSLQNDVTSLPVQRFRATILAARAASPLAVEAQSLVRSWDGALSVDSAAAAVYEAWLVHMCERTFRDKLGPTLYEQYLTDGRPTFALYDLIESPSSTWFADLASGEGGDRDAIASQALEDAVRDLTTRLGATPASWRWGDLHKVSFEHPLSAATPLDLILTIGPVSRAGDGYSPNNGAYSLMRPFALRSHSSERQIVDLGDIDASISIIPTGQSGQPLSPHWGDQTNMWANGQYKPMALSRERIGKIEGRLVLRAR, from the coding sequence GTGAGGAAGCTGGTCGTCGTCGCGGTCGTGCTGCTCGTCGTGCTCGGCGCGATCTCGACGACGTTTGGCCTGCTCGTCCTACGACCGCTGCCGACGCTCGATGCCGACGAGCGTCTCCTCGGTTTGCACCAGCGCGTCGAGGTCCTGCGCGACGCGTACGGCGTGCCGCACGTCTTCGCCGGCGATCTGCACGACGCCTTGTTCGCGCAGGGGTACGTGACCGCGCAGGACCGTCTCTGGCAGATGGACATCTACCGGCGCGCCGCGGAGGGCATGCTCGCCGAAGTGCTCGGCGAGCCCGGCGTCGAGTCCGACCGCTTCACGCGCACACTCGGCCTCGGACGCGCTGCGCAGCTCGACCGGTCGGTGATCTCGGACGAGGCCCGCGGCTTCGTCGAGGCGTACACGGAGGGTGTGAACAAGTTCATCCAGCAGCACGGCGAGAGCCTGCCGATCGAGTTCACGATCCTCGGCTATCGGCCAGAGCCATGGACGGTGCTCGACACGCTCGCGATCGCGAAGCTGCAGCTCTACGACGCCGCGGGGAACTACACGCAGGAGCTGCTGCGCGCGAGCATCGCTGCGCGCCTTGGCCCCGAGGCGCTGGCGACGCTTCTCCCCGACGCGTCGACGAACGCCGTCGCCCACGACACGCGCGCCTGGGCACTCGTGGCACCGGAGATCTCACCCGGATCCGCGGGCCACGGACCAGCTGCGCTCGCCACCGTTCTCGGCGGCGCGGGCCAGGGCCTCGGCTCGAACTGCTGGGCGCTGAGCGGCTCGCGCACCGCGTCAGGAAAGCCGCTGCTCGCGGGCGATCCGCATCTGCCGGTGCGCAATCCGAGCATCTGGTACGAGGTCGCGCTCGACGCGGACGATCTGCACCTCATCGGGTTCTCGATCCCGGGCGTGCCGGGCGTCGTCATCGGGCACAACGACCGCGTCGCATGGAGCTTCACCTACGCGTACGCAGACACCCAGGACCTCTTCGTCGAGCGCCAGGATCCCGCGGACCTGCGCCGCTACGAGTACGAGGGGCGCATGGAGAACGCGACCTTCACTCGCGAGGTGATCAAGGTGAAGGGCCGCGCCGATCCCGTCGTGATCGACGTCGCGGTCACGCGGCACGGGCCGATCCTCACGCCGGTCCTCAAAGAGCAGAACGCGCAGCTCGCGCTGCGCTGGAGCGCGCTCGACGGATCGCGAACCGTCGAGGCGGTCTTCGGGATGGGACGCGCGCGCAACTTCAGCGAGTTCCGCGCAGCGGCCGCGCTCTTCGTTGGCGCGACGCTGTCCGCGTGCTATGCGGACGTTGACGGGCACATCGGCTACCAGCTCGTAGGTCGCCTGCCGGATCGCAAGGCAGGGGACGGCCGGCTGCCGGTGCCGGGCTGGAGCGGCGACTACGAGTGGCGCGGCCTTCGCCTCGCGGACGACAACCCGTTCCTCTTCGACCCGCCCGGTGGCCTCGTCGTCAACGCGAACAACCGACCTGTGGACCGCGCGACCGAGACGGGCTGGGAGGGGGAGTGGGATCCTGGATTCCGCTACGCATTCCTGCGTGGGGCGCTCACGAACACCACCGGCGCGGACGTCGCGCGCTTCCGGTCGCTGCAGAACGACGTGACGTCGCTGCCAGTGCAGCGCTTCCGCGCCACGATCCTCGCGGCGCGCGCGGCGAGCCCGCTCGCGGTCGAGGCGCAGAGTCTCGTGCGGAGCTGGGACGGCGCCCTCAGCGTTGACTCGGCGGCCGCCGCTGTCTATGAAGCGTGGCTCGTTCACATGTGCGAGCGCACGTTCCGTGACAAGCTCGGCCCGACGCTCTACGAGCAATACCTCACCGACGGCCGTCCGACGTTCGCTCTCTACGACCTCATCGAATCGCCGTCGAGCACATGGTTCGCCGATCTCGCGAGCGGTGAAGGGGGCGACCGCGACGCGATCGCGTCACAAGCGCTTGAGGATGCGGTACGCGACCTCACCACGCGTCTCGGCGCGACGCCCGCATCGTGGCGCTGGGGCGATCTGCACAAGGTGTCGTTCGAGCATCCGCTCTCCGCTGCGACGCCGCTCGATCTCATCCTGACCATCGGACCGGTGAGCCGCGCAGGCGACGGGTACTCGCCGAATAACGGCGCGTATTCGTTGATGAGACCGTTCGCGCTACGGAGCCACTCCTCGGAGCGGCAGATCGTCGATCTCGGGGACATCGATGCGTCGATCTCGATCATCCCCACCGGCCAGAGCGGGCAGCCGCTCTCGCCGCACTGGGGCGATCAAACAAACATGTGGGCCAACGGCCAATACAAACCGATGGCGCTCTCGCGGGAGCGGATCGGGAAGATCGAAGGAAGGCTCGTCCTTCGAGCGCGCTGA
- a CDS encoding biotin/lipoyl-containing protein, whose translation MIYEVSVGDRHLRVDLTADGRFLIDAAVVAAETAEIVRGRQWSVRIAGRSHEVTLLTTGPMRLLVDGHETEVSALDERAAAAARGATAARGGRHEVRAPMPGLLKKVHVAEGDLVERDAPLMTLEAMKMENELLAPARGRVVRLAVGPGTKVEGGAMLAVLEEAE comes from the coding sequence GTGATCTACGAGGTCAGCGTCGGCGATCGGCATCTGCGCGTCGACCTCACCGCGGACGGCCGCTTCCTCATCGACGCCGCGGTGGTAGCGGCGGAGACGGCGGAGATCGTGCGCGGCCGGCAGTGGTCGGTACGCATCGCGGGTCGCAGTCACGAGGTCACGCTGCTGACGACCGGTCCGATGCGGCTCCTCGTCGACGGACACGAAACGGAAGTGAGCGCGCTCGACGAGCGCGCGGCGGCCGCGGCGCGCGGCGCGACCGCTGCGCGCGGCGGGCGCCACGAGGTACGAGCACCGATGCCCGGGCTGCTCAAGAAGGTGCACGTCGCGGAGGGCGACCTCGTCGAGCGTGACGCCCCGCTCATGACACTCGAGGCGATGAAGATGGAGAACGAGCTGCTCGCGCCGGCGCGCGGCCGCGTCGTACGCCTCGCCGTCGGACCCGGGACGAAGGTCGAGGGCGGCGCGATGCTGGCCGTGCTCGAGGAGGCGGAGTGA